The Gemmatimonadaceae bacterium sequence TCGAAAACCCGGATCGCGCGGATAAACCTTCAGACGGTTTGCAGTCCGCGTCATCCGGATGTTCGTCCGCGAAATCCGTGTTCCTTTTAAGCCTTTTGATGTTGTACCGAGCCTCAATCCTGCAGATAGGCCTCGGTCGGCACGCAGGCACACACGAGATTCCGGTCGCCGTAGGCGCTGTCCACTCGCCCGACTGACGGCCAGAACTTGTATTCGCGCGTCCATGGCGCTGGGAGCGCGGCCTTCTCGCGTCCATACGCGTGGCTCCACGAATCGCTCATCACGCGCGACAACGGGTGCGGCGCGTTCTTGAGCACGTTGTCGTTCCGATCCGCCACTCCCGCCTCGATCTCGCCGATCTCCTCGCGAATCGCGATCAACGCGTCGCAAAAACGGTCGAGCTCCGCCTTCGACTCGCTCTCCGTCGGCTCGATCATCAACGTTCCGGCCACCGGGAAGGAAACGGTCGGCGCGTGGAATCCATAGTCCATCAGCCGTTTGGCGATGTCTTCGACCTCCACACCCGCCGAGGACTTGAACGCACGCGGATCGACGATGCACTCGTGCGCGACCGATCCGTTTTTGCCCTTGTACAGCACCGGATAGTGCGCCTCGAGACGCTTCGCGATGTAGTTCGCGTTGAGGATCGCGACCTTCGTCGCCTCGGTGAGCCCGGTGCCGCCCATCATGTCGATGTACATCATCGAGATCGGCAGGATGCTGGAGCTACCCCACGGAGCCGCCGAAACCGCGCCCGCGCTATGCGACCCGCCGACCTTCACCACCGGATTCCCCGGAAGGAAGTCGACGAGGTGCTTTCCCACGCCGATCGGTCCCATGCCCGGACCGCCGCCGCCGTGCGGAATGCAGAACGTCTTGTGCAGGTTGAGATGGCAGACGTCGGCGCCGATGTCACCGGGGCGCGCCAGACCGACCATCGCGTTCATGTTCGCGCCGTCGAGATACACCTGGCCGCCGTACTTGTGAACGATCGTGCACACGTCGGCGATCGTCTCGTCGAACACACCGTACGTCGACGGATACGTGATCATGAGCGCCGCGAGCGCGTCGGCGTTGGCCTTGGCCTTCTCCTCGAGATCGGCCATATCGACGTCGCCGGCGTCGGTGTTCTTCACCACGACGACCTTCATTCCCGCCATCACGGCGCTCGCCGGATTCGTCCCATGGGCGGACTGCGGGATCAAGCAGACGTTCCGTTTGGAGTCGCCGCGTGATTCGTGGTAGGCGCGAATCACCAGCAGCCCCGCGTACTCGCCCTGCGAGCCGGCGTTCGGCTGCAGCGACACCGCCGCGAAGCCCGTGATCTCGGTCAGCGATCGCTCGAGACGGTCGAACATCTCGCGATAGCCCTTCGTCTGCTCGGCCGGCGCGAACGGGTGAATCTTCCCGAATTCGGGCCAGGTCACCGGATACATCTCGGCCGTCGCATTCAGCTTCATCGTGCACGAGCCGAGCGGAATCATCGACGTCGTGAGCGAAAGGTCCCGGTTCTCGAGACGCTTGAGGTACCGTAGCATCTCGGTCTCCGAGTGGTAGCTATGGAAGACCTGGTGCGTCAGGAAAAGCGTCGTGCGAGTGAAGCGCTCGTCGTAGCGGGCGTCCACTTCGGGGCGCAGGCCTTCGAACGTCGGCGCGGTCCCGTGGCCCGTCGCGAAGACCTGGAGCAGGTCGTCGACGTCCGCCGCCGTCGCCGTCTCGTCGAGCGCGATACACACCCGCGAGTCACCGAGCGCCCGGAGGTTGATTCCCTTCGCCCGCGCCGCCCCGATCACGTCGGTCGCCGGCTGCGAGCCCATCTCGACACAGATCGTGTCGAAGTAGTCGTCGGAC is a genomic window containing:
- the gcvP gene encoding aminomethyl-transferring glycine dehydrogenase, producing the protein TKNEHARKMPGRIVGVSRDSQGKPAFRLAIQTREQHIRREKATSNICTAQVLLAVIAGMYAVYHGPERLTAIATRIHELAATLAAGVESLGYTLASDDYFDTICVEMGSQPATDVIGAARAKGINLRALGDSRVCIALDETATAADVDDLLQVFATGHGTAPTFEGLRPEVDARYDERFTRTTLFLTHQVFHSYHSETEMLRYLKRLENRDLSLTTSMIPLGSCTMKLNATAEMYPVTWPEFGKIHPFAPAEQTKGYREMFDRLERSLTEITGFAAVSLQPNAGSQGEYAGLLVIRAYHESRGDSKRNVCLIPQSAHGTNPASAVMAGMKVVVVKNTDAGDVDMADLEEKAKANADALAALMITYPSTYGVFDETIADVCTIVHKYGGQVYLDGANMNAMVGLARPGDIGADVCHLNLHKTFCIPHGGGGPGMGPIGVGKHLVDFLPGNPVVKVGGSHSAGAVSAAPWGSSSILPISMMYIDMMGGTGLTEATKVAILNANYIAKRLEAHYPVLYKGKNGSVAHECIVDPRAFKSSAGVEVEDIAKRLMDYGFHAPTVSFPVAGTLMIEPTESESKAELDRFCDALIAIREEIGEIEAGVADRNDNVLKNAPHPLSRVMSDSWSHAYGREKAALPAPWTREYKFWPSVGRVDSAYGDRNLVCACVPTEAYLQD